The following coding sequences are from one Photobacterium angustum window:
- a CDS encoding PhzF family phenazine biosynthesis protein: protein MNIEIYQVDAFTNETFKGNPAGVCITKETLSEDLMLSIAAEMAVSETAFLSLNNMKLKWFTPQAEVKLCGHGTLSVTHILKEKSLFNVNDTVTFNTLSGPLTALIRSSTIELDFPAPILDFNITPSTELLASLGIEATHVIAYGIFDSKIFIEVDNEEIVLNLAPNFDRLTKIDGRGVLITAPTKRDDLDFISRFFAPWVGVNEDPVTGSAHCALTLYWSEKLNKVKLNGYQASARGGYVSTELLPNGRIKLIGSAITTIKGTMQLPNI from the coding sequence ATGAATATCGAGATCTATCAAGTTGATGCTTTTACCAATGAAACGTTTAAAGGCAACCCAGCGGGTGTTTGCATTACAAAAGAAACGTTATCGGAAGATTTGATGCTATCTATTGCAGCGGAAATGGCAGTATCCGAAACCGCTTTTTTATCATTAAATAACATGAAGTTAAAATGGTTCACACCTCAAGCGGAAGTAAAGTTATGCGGTCATGGTACACTTTCTGTTACGCACATTTTAAAAGAAAAAAGCCTTTTTAACGTTAATGATACCGTGACATTTAATACTCTATCAGGGCCATTAACAGCCTTAATTAGATCATCAACTATAGAACTCGATTTTCCGGCACCAATACTTGATTTTAATATCACACCATCCACAGAATTGTTAGCGTCTTTAGGCATTGAAGCTACACATGTTATTGCTTATGGTATTTTTGATTCGAAGATATTTATTGAAGTTGATAACGAAGAGATTGTATTAAATCTTGCGCCAAACTTTGATCGCCTAACAAAAATTGATGGTCGTGGCGTATTAATTACTGCACCAACTAAGCGTGATGATCTTGATTTTATCTCTCGCTTTTTTGCCCCTTGGGTTGGCGTTAATGAAGATCCCGTAACAGGTTCAGCACACTGTGCCTTAACACTTTACTGGTCAGAAAAGCTCAATAAAGTAAAACTTAATGGTTATCAAGCATCTGCGCGTGGTGGATATGTCAGCACCGAGTTATTACCCAATGGACGTATAAAACTCATAGGCTCAGCGATTACAACCATAAAAGGTACAATGCAATTACCTAATATATAA